In the genome of Triticum urartu cultivar G1812 chromosome 5, Tu2.1, whole genome shotgun sequence, one region contains:
- the LOC125511056 gene encoding uncharacterized protein LOC125511056 isoform X1 has product MDQEVKESKPSGEPNLFLQWGSRKRLRCVKSREDGSPSPARSDALRRTIPRVNRPLLGGDVAQFRSPRRPSTLHRRKSEAQASEARQSISLSPEKDRYYSTRGSPFPFEGNGFDFSGGVEEKGTAALPRFFISLSNKEKEEDFLAMKGCKLPQRPKKRPKLMQKCLLTVCPGAWLSDLSHERYEVREKKSSKKQRARGLKALCMESDSE; this is encoded by the exons ATGGACCAGGAGGTCAAGGAGTCAAAGCCCTCCGGCGAGCCAAACCTGTTCCTGCAATGGGGCAGCCGGAAGCGGCTTCGCTGCGTCAAGTCCCGGGAGGACGGCTCGCCGTCGCCGGCCCGGTCGGATGCGCTCAGGCGCACCATACCCCGGGTGAATCGGCCCCTTCTGGGAGGCGATGTCGCACAGTTTCGTTCACCACGCCGCCCGAGCACTCTTCACCGGAG AAAATCCGAGGCACAGGCGAGTGAGGCCAGGCAGTCCATATCCCTCTCACCAGAGAAGGACCGGTACTACTCCACCAGGGGTTCCCCATTTCCCTTTGAGGGGAATGGGTTTGATTTCAGCGGCGGGGTGGAAGAGAAGGGCACCGCTGCTCTGCCGAGGTTCTTCATCTCATTGTCGAACAAGGAGAAAGAGGAGGACTTCTTGGCAATGAAGGGCTGCAAGCTCCCACAGAGGCCGAAGAAGAGGCCCAAGCTGATGCAGAAATGCTTGCTT ACGGTGTGCCCAGGAGCTTGGCTGTCAGATCTCTCGCATGAGAGGTATGAAGTTCGAGAGAAGAAGAGCTCCAAAAAG CAGAGGGCGAGGGGACTGAAGGCGCTGTGCATGGAGAGCGATTCGGAGTAG
- the LOC125511056 gene encoding uncharacterized protein LOC125511056 isoform X2, with protein MDQEVKESKPSGEPNLFLQWGSRKRLRCVKSREDGSPSPARSDALRRTIPRVNRPLLGGDVAQFRSPRRPSTLHRRKSEAQASEARQSISLSPEKDRYYSTRGSPFPFEGNGFDFSGGVEEKGTAALPRFFISLSNKEKEEDFLAMKGCKLPQRPKKRPKLMQKCLLTVCPGAWLSDLSHERYEVREKKSSKKRARGLKALCMESDSE; from the exons ATGGACCAGGAGGTCAAGGAGTCAAAGCCCTCCGGCGAGCCAAACCTGTTCCTGCAATGGGGCAGCCGGAAGCGGCTTCGCTGCGTCAAGTCCCGGGAGGACGGCTCGCCGTCGCCGGCCCGGTCGGATGCGCTCAGGCGCACCATACCCCGGGTGAATCGGCCCCTTCTGGGAGGCGATGTCGCACAGTTTCGTTCACCACGCCGCCCGAGCACTCTTCACCGGAG AAAATCCGAGGCACAGGCGAGTGAGGCCAGGCAGTCCATATCCCTCTCACCAGAGAAGGACCGGTACTACTCCACCAGGGGTTCCCCATTTCCCTTTGAGGGGAATGGGTTTGATTTCAGCGGCGGGGTGGAAGAGAAGGGCACCGCTGCTCTGCCGAGGTTCTTCATCTCATTGTCGAACAAGGAGAAAGAGGAGGACTTCTTGGCAATGAAGGGCTGCAAGCTCCCACAGAGGCCGAAGAAGAGGCCCAAGCTGATGCAGAAATGCTTGCTT ACGGTGTGCCCAGGAGCTTGGCTGTCAGATCTCTCGCATGAGAGGTATGAAGTTCGAGAGAAGAAGAGCTCCAAAAAG AGGGCGAGGGGACTGAAGGCGCTGTGCATGGAGAGCGATTCGGAGTAG